The following coding sequences are from one Bacteroidales bacterium window:
- a CDS encoding ATP-binding protein: MKTPILLSLALIMLSMQVYVAAQDVSERDSLRSIAFDKSLPDTVRLEASAGFTWSFVFEIPDSLLYYAQMFFKESERADYMPGMIRSRIHEGYYYAVIGKPDEAMDRFLAALDLAGKLGDPGLLGEAYTSVAQGYLGSREYDKMSEYLLQALKIFRETHNLEQEIATMGSLAYVYSRTGNSPKAMEMYLRVLAMADSAKIGEKDIKPDALYRIGQIYMTAGRSREGIRSYYEALKLYEQYNNVVISHHILYNLAYCFLDDTLNLYGEEIGDNRRSVDIALDYSEELQSWFGQMEDSATLSECYLLDAKAFLIKGDKKKALEKLQKAEELESVHRDFEHRIFFIESIAQIYEAMGDYHQAMKHYKKVIALEIEAKEVEVVAKVSELTESFEIEQMEDQLTFKEQQLAKNRVITYLFIGISALILLLAGVVFYFLRQKQKAARLLEQQNREIEKARLRAEQSEKFKERFLASMSHEIRTPLNAVIGMTDLLLDDPQPPKTGTFLRNIKQAGEHLTGIINQILDLSRIDAGKLDLHESPFKLKELMEELKNLLGGKASEKGIQLIIQDGEGTPEWLRGDAGRIRQVLLNLAGNAIKFTERGSIQVKIAAGEISDGKAMVHFSVEDTGVGIPRELQAVIFEEFVQAGESEDQRVVGTGLGLSISKKLVERMGGTLALESEPQKGSVFSFTLPLALSTEEAYRALEKEKDMSELFMKGSFRILVVEDNPSNQIVTEGLLEKILPESKVILVEDGYKALARLEKEKFDLVLMDIRMPGIDGYETTRRLRLLGNENAAIPVIALTASVVRSDIQHCLESGMNGYVPKPVSQNVLARTLHEHLKRVTDQGVITQEPDKENFLAAISNRPAWSDRLYDTCNGKKDRFIRYLELFLAQSGEQVGKWQVWMDQLQHEPLAFSIHSLVPHLREFLDEKSAATAVVLDQELRKGWSESHTANILSLKEKILKLHREASELLKVLS; this comes from the coding sequence ATGAAAACACCCATCCTTCTCTCACTTGCCCTTATCATGTTATCCATGCAGGTATACGTTGCTGCCCAGGACGTCTCCGAGAGGGACAGCCTGAGGTCCATTGCCTTCGATAAAAGCCTCCCCGATACTGTTCGGCTGGAGGCAAGTGCCGGCTTCACCTGGTCGTTTGTTTTTGAAATACCCGACTCTTTGCTCTACTATGCTCAAATGTTCTTTAAAGAATCGGAGAGGGCCGACTACATGCCCGGAATGATCCGTTCCAGGATACATGAAGGGTATTATTATGCCGTGATCGGGAAACCTGATGAAGCCATGGACCGTTTTCTTGCTGCCCTGGACCTTGCCGGGAAACTGGGCGACCCGGGACTGCTTGGAGAAGCGTATACATCCGTTGCCCAGGGTTATCTGGGATCCAGGGAATATGACAAAATGAGTGAATACCTGCTGCAGGCACTGAAAATATTCAGGGAGACCCACAACCTGGAACAGGAAATCGCCACCATGGGAAGCCTCGCCTATGTATACTCACGCACAGGGAACTCTCCGAAGGCCATGGAAATGTATTTGCGTGTCCTTGCCATGGCTGACAGTGCTAAAATCGGTGAGAAAGACATCAAACCCGATGCACTGTATCGTATTGGGCAAATCTATATGACAGCAGGAAGGTCCCGGGAAGGGATCCGATCGTACTACGAGGCGCTCAAATTGTATGAGCAATATAATAACGTGGTCATCTCCCATCACATTCTTTACAATCTGGCATACTGTTTTCTGGATGACACCCTGAACCTGTACGGAGAAGAGATCGGTGACAACAGGAGAAGTGTTGATATTGCCCTTGACTATTCGGAAGAACTCCAATCATGGTTCGGTCAGATGGAGGATTCAGCGACACTCTCCGAATGTTATCTTCTGGATGCGAAAGCTTTTTTGATCAAGGGCGATAAAAAGAAGGCACTTGAAAAGCTTCAGAAAGCAGAGGAATTAGAATCTGTTCACCGGGATTTTGAACACCGCATATTCTTTATAGAAAGTATCGCCCAGATCTATGAAGCGATGGGAGATTACCATCAGGCGATGAAGCATTACAAGAAGGTTATCGCCTTAGAGATCGAAGCCAAAGAAGTGGAAGTCGTAGCCAAGGTCAGCGAGCTGACCGAAAGTTTTGAGATAGAACAGATGGAGGATCAGCTTACCTTCAAAGAGCAGCAGCTGGCAAAAAACCGCGTGATCACATACCTTTTCATTGGCATTTCAGCACTGATCCTCCTTCTGGCAGGAGTCGTATTCTATTTCCTCCGGCAGAAACAAAAAGCGGCCAGACTGCTGGAGCAGCAGAACCGGGAGATCGAAAAAGCACGCCTGCGGGCCGAACAGAGCGAGAAGTTCAAGGAGCGGTTCCTGGCCAGCATGAGCCACGAGATCCGCACACCGCTCAATGCCGTCATCGGCATGACCGACCTGCTGCTGGACGATCCGCAGCCACCCAAAACGGGGACGTTTCTGCGGAACATTAAGCAGGCAGGTGAGCACCTGACGGGCATCATCAACCAGATCCTGGACCTTTCACGGATCGATGCCGGCAAGCTGGATCTGCATGAATCTCCCTTCAAACTTAAGGAGCTGATGGAAGAGCTGAAGAATCTCCTGGGCGGAAAAGCCAGCGAGAAGGGGATCCAGCTGATCATCCAGGACGGGGAGGGCACGCCCGAGTGGCTCAGGGGAGACGCCGGCCGCATCCGGCAGGTATTGCTCAACCTGGCGGGCAACGCCATCAAGTTCACCGAACGGGGCTCCATACAGGTAAAGATAGCGGCCGGTGAGATAAGCGACGGCAAGGCGATGGTTCATTTCAGCGTGGAGGATACGGGGGTGGGTATTCCAAGGGAGCTGCAGGCAGTGATCTTCGAGGAGTTCGTGCAGGCAGGAGAGAGCGAAGATCAACGGGTGGTTGGTACGGGCCTGGGATTGTCTATTTCAAAAAAGCTGGTGGAGCGGATGGGTGGTACCCTTGCACTGGAGAGCGAACCTCAGAAAGGGTCGGTGTTCAGCTTTACCCTTCCGCTGGCCTTATCCACAGAGGAGGCTTACCGTGCCCTTGAGAAAGAGAAGGATATGTCGGAACTGTTCATGAAAGGTTCCTTCAGGATACTTGTGGTCGAAGATAACCCGTCGAACCAGATCGTAACCGAGGGGCTGCTAGAGAAGATCCTGCCGGAATCGAAAGTGATCCTTGTGGAAGATGGTTACAAGGCACTGGCGCGGCTGGAGAAAGAGAAGTTCGACCTGGTGCTGATGGACATCCGTATGCCGGGCATCGATGGCTATGAAACCACCCGGAGGCTGCGGCTGCTGGGCAATGAGAATGCGGCCATCCCGGTGATCGCACTGACGGCCAGCGTGGTGCGCAGCGACATCCAGCATTGCCTGGAATCGGGCATGAACGGCTATGTGCCCAAGCCGGTATCACAGAACGTATTGGCCAGGACGTTACACGAGCATTTGAAACGGGTCACCGACCAGGGAGTGATCACACAGGAGCCGGATAAAGAGAATTTTCTTGCAGCGATTTCCAACAGGCCCGCCTGGTCCGACCGGCTGTATGATACCTGCAACGGGAAGAAGGACCGGTTCATCCGGTATCTGGAACTCTTCCTGGCACAGTCGGGAGAGCAGGTTGGGAAGTGGCAGGTATGGATGGACCAGCTGCAGCACGAGCCGCTGGCTTTCTCCATCCACAGTCTGGTGCCGCATCTCCGGGAGTTCCTGGATGAGAAGAGTGCGGCCACGGCCGTGGTGCTGGACCAGGAGTTGCGCAAAGGCTGGTCGGAGAGCCATACGGCGAACATACTGTCATTGAAAGAGAAGATCCTTAAATTGCACAGAGAAGCGTCGGAGCTGCTGAAGGTTCTAAGTTGA
- a CDS encoding FISUMP domain-containing protein produces MKHTLPLIAAMIIVLSFNTHRNQASAHGLPDLNGFSECAAFVPGLPSLPEDDFVCADVNVDGLVNVLDVITLVNYIMAGGPEPFDAEAADVNADGYINVLDIIFMVNTIMQVPGIPCGCVAPVNHGGQTYTTVKIGDQCWFRENLNIGTMISSNEGGQLQTDNGVIEKYCYGNTAANCDIYGGLYEWNEAMLYVTAEGAQGICPADWHIPTDNEWKMLEGTVDNLYPVGDPEWDETGWRGLDAGNNLRETGTSHWYPTNAGATNSSGFTGLPGGLRNHDDGTFYYLSVSGHFYSSSQMSELEARSRYLNGTQAQIGRFADIEHGFSIRCIKGCWPQPSQANAGPDQVNIPGTSTSLAGNTPVFGTGVWHILSGTGGTVADTSSPISSFSGLAGIAYALSWKITSQCGSTQDTVQISFSPGTAQPCPGIPTVEYEGQTYNTVLIGTQCWLKENLNVGIMIVNNGNPNINQTNNGVIEKFCYNNEAANCIVYGGMYEWQEAMQFVTTEGAQGICPDGWHIPTNAEYVILEGTVDSEYPIDDPEWNSSGCRGLDAGGNLKETGIDHWNSPNTGATNESGFTGLPGGWSLNSGLFWNLGKNGYFWTTTLFHPSFAYVRWLNYDSACVNRASMRIEDALSVRCLKDE; encoded by the coding sequence ATGAAACACACCTTGCCTTTGATCGCCGCGATGATCATAGTCCTTTCATTCAACACACATCGCAACCAGGCCTCCGCCCATGGCCTGCCTGATCTTAACGGATTTTCAGAGTGCGCTGCTTTTGTTCCAGGATTGCCATCTTTGCCGGAGGACGATTTTGTCTGTGCCGATGTCAATGTGGACGGCCTGGTCAATGTGCTGGATGTCATCACTTTGGTCAATTACATCATGGCAGGCGGCCCGGAACCGTTTGATGCAGAGGCAGCCGATGTAAATGCAGACGGCTACATCAATGTCCTGGACATCATTTTTATGGTCAACACCATCATGCAGGTGCCGGGAATACCCTGCGGATGCGTCGCACCGGTAAACCACGGTGGACAGACCTATACGACCGTCAAGATCGGTGACCAGTGCTGGTTCAGGGAAAATCTGAACATCGGCACAATGATCAGCAGTAATGAAGGAGGTCAGTTACAGACAGACAATGGAGTGATCGAGAAGTACTGTTATGGAAACACTGCCGCAAACTGTGATATTTATGGAGGACTCTATGAATGGAATGAGGCCATGCTCTATGTGACAGCCGAAGGAGCCCAGGGCATCTGCCCGGCTGACTGGCACATACCCACCGACAACGAATGGAAGATGCTGGAAGGGACCGTCGACAACCTGTATCCTGTCGGAGATCCTGAATGGGATGAGACAGGCTGGAGGGGATTGGATGCGGGTAACAACCTGAGAGAGACAGGAACAAGCCACTGGTATCCAACCAATGCCGGCGCCACCAATTCCAGTGGTTTCACGGGTCTTCCCGGTGGTCTCCGCAATCACGACGATGGGACCTTCTACTATCTTTCCGTGAGCGGTCACTTCTATTCATCATCGCAGATGAGCGAACTTGAAGCCAGAAGTCGTTACCTGAACGGTACACAGGCCCAGATTGGCCGTTTCGCAGATATCGAACACGGATTCTCCATCCGCTGCATCAAAGGCTGCTGGCCACAGCCTTCCCAAGCCAACGCAGGACCTGACCAGGTTAACATTCCAGGTACTTCGACATCCCTGGCTGGGAATACACCTGTCTTTGGCACTGGCGTCTGGCATATCCTCAGTGGCACAGGAGGCACCGTTGCGGATACCTCAAGCCCTATAAGCAGCTTCTCCGGACTGGCAGGGATTGCTTATGCACTTTCGTGGAAGATCACCTCTCAATGTGGAAGCACTCAGGATACCGTGCAGATAAGCTTTTCTCCAGGAACTGCTCAGCCATGCCCGGGGATTCCAACGGTTGAATACGAAGGACAAACCTACAATACAGTCCTGATTGGGACCCAATGCTGGCTGAAAGAGAATCTGAATGTAGGAATAATGATTGTCAATAATGGTAATCCAAACATTAATCAGACAAATAACGGAGTCATCGAAAAGTTTTGTTACAACAATGAAGCTGCTAATTGCATTGTTTACGGAGGAATGTACGAATGGCAGGAAGCGATGCAGTTTGTGACCACCGAAGGGGCCCAGGGCATTTGCCCGGATGGCTGGCACATACCCACAAACGCGGAATATGTCATTTTGGAAGGCACTGTTGACAGCGAATATCCCATCGATGACCCGGAATGGAATTCATCGGGCTGCCGTGGCCTGGATGCCGGGGGTAATTTGAAAGAAACGGGAATTGATCACTGGAATTCACCCAATACAGGTGCCACCAACGAAAGCGGTTTCACCGGCCTCCCGGGTGGATGGTCCCTGAATTCAGGGCTATTCTGGAACCTGGGCAAAAACGGCTATTTCTGGACCACAACCCTGTTTCATCCCTCTTTTGCATATGTCCGGTGGCTGAACTATGACAGCGCCTGTGTCAACCGGGCAAGTATGCGCATTGAAGACGCTCTTTCGGTCCGCTGCCTGAAAGACGAGTGA
- a CDS encoding DUF4249 domain-containing protein: MESRTPHPLTKNTMNAKKYILLFPILSIIAVSCTEKIEMELDESYTRLVVDGSISTDTMRHTVVLTTTSSYYYNQPAPPVTGAFVTISDGSHVYDLTEEKPGVYLTAPSLFGIPGKTYSLNIKLVNAIGGYDSYTATSTLNAVTELDSVSLSFHPEWASDGIWELKCFVQEPPTVDFYRFLLYKNQVLLTDTLDEWFITDDMFFNGNYTNGLPIAYLDQGNPEQGLKPGDIVMTEVNNIGNEYYGFLVESQTELFGSNPLFSGPPANIKGNINNGAVGFFAAYSVTRSYAIAPVHEKKN; this comes from the coding sequence ATGGAATCACGAACCCCTCACCCTTTGACCAAGAATACAATGAATGCCAAAAAATACATCTTGCTGTTTCCCATACTTTCCATCATAGCTGTTTCATGCACCGAAAAAATTGAAATGGAGCTCGACGAAAGTTATACCCGTCTGGTCGTCGATGGTTCTATTTCGACGGATACAATGCGCCATACGGTAGTACTGACAACAACTTCGAGTTACTATTATAACCAGCCGGCACCACCTGTTACAGGAGCATTTGTCACTATCTCAGACGGTTCACACGTATATGACCTAACTGAAGAAAAACCCGGAGTCTATCTTACCGCTCCTTCGTTATTCGGCATTCCGGGAAAAACCTACTCGCTGAACATCAAGCTTGTAAATGCCATAGGCGGATATGATTCTTATACTGCAACCTCCACCCTAAATGCGGTGACTGAACTTGATTCAGTGAGTTTGTCGTTCCATCCCGAATGGGCTTCCGACGGCATATGGGAACTAAAATGCTTTGTACAGGAGCCACCCACGGTCGATTTTTATCGATTCCTTTTATATAAGAATCAGGTGCTGCTAACCGATACGCTTGACGAATGGTTTATAACCGATGATATGTTTTTTAATGGCAACTATACAAATGGACTGCCTATTGCCTACCTCGACCAGGGTAATCCTGAACAGGGATTGAAGCCTGGTGATATCGTCATGACAGAAGTAAATAACATCGGGAATGAGTATTATGGTTTCCTGGTTGAATCTCAAACGGAGTTGTTTGGTTCCAATCCCCTTTTCAGCGGCCCGCCTGCAAATATTAAAGGAAATATTAATAACGGCGCTGTTGGCTTCTTTGCAGCTTACTCGGTTACCCGTTCCTATGCAATCGCTCCGGTCCACGAGAAAAAAAATTGA
- a CDS encoding TonB-dependent receptor: MIVFFITLFCRPAYSLPDGENNHLKHTLSGYVRDDSNGEMLIGVTVFCSETKTGATTNVYGFYSLSLTPGKYTIRYSYIGFEAQEKVIDLDKNLTVDINLKFMELELGEVLITGKRTDENVRAPEMSLAKLDIKTIRKVPALLGEIDIVKVMQLMPGVQATSEGSTGFSVRGGNSDQNLIILDEATIHNASHLLGFFSVFNNDAIKEVTLYKGDIPAAYGGRLSSLLDVRMKDGNSKKFGLAGSIGTVSSKLTLEGPIIKNRTTYLIAGRRTYADLFLPFAKDENVRDNKLYFYDFNLKLSHTINENNRLYLSGYSGRDTFKNQFASMSFGNQIASFRWNHLFTKKLFFNFSMIYSRYKYELGTPEGEATSFNWTSMMRDYSTRFDFTHYLTDKHTLKYGATVMFHVFFPGTAKGLGSETAFSEFVLPAEYAYEYSLYGSDEYKVSPKLTLKYGLRLAMFQNVGPGTYYNYDSNYEPIDSTVYKRGDSFNIYANLEPRLAFTYLLNKVSSIKGSYSHTAQYLTLAQNSTSGTPLDIWFPATPNVKPQLCDQVGIGYFRNLSNNLYEVSAEIYYKKFSNVIDFRDHAMLLLNPYLEGELRIGRGYSYGIETMIRKNEGKLTGWVSYTYSRSFRIIPEINDGNQYNAPYDKPNAINIVANYDVTRRLSASLIWTYATGLPVTFPTGRAVVGNAILPIYSNRNAYRLPDYHRLDLSVSLKGKEKPGKKWHGEWNLSVYNAYNRHNTWSINFTQDSADPNVTYAEKTYLFSIIPALTYNFKF; encoded by the coding sequence ATGATTGTTTTTTTCATTACCCTGTTTTGCAGGCCGGCCTATTCGTTACCGGATGGGGAAAACAATCACTTGAAACATACATTGAGCGGCTATGTGCGCGATGACTCCAATGGTGAAATGTTAATTGGTGTAACCGTATTTTGCAGTGAGACTAAAACAGGTGCAACTACAAATGTATACGGTTTTTATTCGCTTAGCCTTACTCCCGGAAAGTATACAATCCGTTATTCTTATATTGGATTCGAAGCCCAGGAAAAGGTAATTGATCTTGATAAAAACCTGACGGTTGATATTAACCTGAAGTTTATGGAACTTGAATTAGGCGAAGTATTGATTACCGGGAAACGTACTGACGAAAATGTACGTGCACCTGAAATGAGTCTGGCTAAGCTCGATATTAAAACCATTCGTAAAGTGCCTGCCTTGCTAGGTGAAATCGACATCGTGAAAGTAATGCAACTTATGCCCGGGGTGCAGGCTACCAGCGAAGGCTCAACGGGTTTCAGCGTTCGTGGCGGGAACTCGGATCAAAATCTGATCATACTGGATGAAGCCACCATTCATAATGCTTCTCACCTTTTGGGATTCTTTTCTGTTTTTAATAATGATGCAATCAAGGAGGTCACGCTCTATAAAGGAGATATCCCAGCTGCTTACGGGGGCCGGCTTTCGTCGCTCCTCGATGTGCGGATGAAAGATGGAAACTCAAAAAAGTTTGGTCTCGCCGGAAGCATTGGAACTGTTTCGAGTAAACTAACTCTTGAAGGCCCGATCATTAAAAACCGTACTACTTATCTGATCGCGGGTAGGCGCACCTATGCCGATTTATTCCTGCCTTTTGCAAAGGATGAGAATGTCCGCGACAATAAATTATACTTCTACGATTTTAACCTGAAGCTTTCCCATACGATAAACGAAAACAACAGGCTTTACCTATCGGGTTATTCGGGTCGCGATACATTTAAAAATCAATTTGCGTCGATGAGTTTTGGCAACCAGATAGCCTCGTTCCGCTGGAATCATCTTTTTACAAAAAAACTCTTCTTCAACTTCAGTATGATTTATTCGCGCTATAAATACGAACTTGGGACACCTGAAGGCGAGGCAACTTCTTTCAATTGGACATCAATGATGCGCGACTATTCGACACGCTTCGATTTTACACATTATTTAACTGATAAACACACCCTCAAATACGGTGCGACCGTTATGTTTCATGTGTTTTTCCCCGGCACTGCCAAAGGACTTGGAAGTGAAACTGCGTTTTCTGAATTTGTTTTACCGGCTGAGTACGCTTATGAGTATAGCCTTTATGGGTCCGATGAATATAAAGTTTCTCCGAAACTTACTTTAAAATATGGTTTGCGGCTTGCAATGTTTCAGAATGTTGGTCCGGGAACCTATTATAATTATGATTCAAATTACGAACCTATCGATAGCACGGTCTACAAAAGAGGTGATTCGTTTAATATCTATGCCAACCTTGAGCCGCGTCTTGCTTTTACATACTTACTTAACAAGGTTTCATCCATAAAAGGAAGCTATTCGCATACGGCACAGTATCTTACACTTGCACAAAATTCCACTTCAGGGACCCCGCTCGATATCTGGTTCCCCGCCACGCCAAATGTTAAACCTCAGTTGTGCGATCAGGTCGGAATTGGTTATTTCCGCAATCTCAGCAATAACCTGTATGAAGTTTCAGCTGAAATTTATTATAAAAAATTCAGCAATGTAATTGACTTCCGCGACCATGCCATGCTATTGCTCAATCCTTACCTCGAAGGCGAATTGCGCATTGGCAGGGGATATTCCTATGGTATTGAAACCATGATTCGTAAAAATGAAGGAAAACTAACCGGTTGGGTAAGTTACACCTATTCACGCTCGTTTCGTATCATACCCGAAATTAACGATGGAAACCAATACAATGCTCCTTACGATAAGCCAAACGCTATAAATATTGTGGCCAACTATGATGTTACAAGACGTTTATCTGCTTCATTAATATGGACTTATGCAACTGGTCTGCCCGTGACATTCCCCACCGGGAGGGCCGTTGTTGGCAATGCGATACTTCCAATCTATTCGAACCGAAATGCTTACCGTCTGCCGGATTATCACCGTCTCGACTTATCAGTTTCACTTAAAGGAAAGGAAAAGCCCGGCAAAAAATGGCATGGCGAATGGAACCTGTCAGTTTACAATGCCTACAACAGGCATAATACCTGGTCGATAAATTTTACCCAGGACAGTGCTGATCCTAATGTAACCTATGCCGAAAAAACCTACCTATTTTCGATAATTCCTGCATTGACTTATAATTTTAAATTCTGA